A stretch of Paenibacillus mucilaginosus 3016 DNA encodes these proteins:
- the helD gene encoding RNA polymerase recycling motor HelD — MTQDPVWQEEKKRLGHVLERIQEEIKRTEALSEERLTTVAEARKDFWSDISVNLSNRDDIMETYAAITQQSMMLGGQERSLQHAEDNRYRLLRMYNSPYFGRIDFTEDGTDDTQQIYIGIGSVLDEETQTYWVYDWRAPVSSLFYDYPPGPASYKTPAGTIDGQLELKRQYMIRGGELKALFDTGVTIGDEVLQEILGGHADDRMKSIVATIQSEQNRIIRDDTHPVLIVQGAAGSGKTSVALQRVAYLMYKHRQTLHADNMVLFSPNALFNSYVASVLPELGEANMQQTTYQEYLRLRLSRQFEVEDAYDQIETLLGLSPEDSDYELRTASIRFKSSRAYIEVIERYAKRLEKEGMLFQDLIFRGRVLISRERMAEEFYRLDPGLKLSNKLHLLKEWLLKELKELAKLERRKSWVKKEIELLDKEDYQRAYNALQKQAGEREVAFDDAQQEALLLAKFVVHERFKSLRSRIKALRFVSGALLYKQMLSDESWTADDATLSLPGEWDAVRLWTLERMEAGQLPYEDATPLLYLTGLMEGFHSYNAVRHVLIDEAQDYSAFQLAFLRRLFPRARMTLLGDFNQAIYAHTHGGGDTADTGYGVVYDLFGKDQVELIRLVRSYRSTRNIVDFTLKILPAGEPVEAFNRSGEDPRILQVKDTDELHRVIAQEVARLREKGQQSIAVICKTASEARSANDALSSLLQTELITKDTRIFPEGVLVLPAYLAKGLEFDAVIVYNASGKRYGNDNERKLLYTACTRAMHQLTVCAVGSVSPLLD, encoded by the coding sequence TTGACACAAGACCCGGTTTGGCAGGAAGAGAAAAAGCGTCTCGGGCACGTACTGGAGCGGATTCAAGAGGAAATTAAGCGGACGGAGGCCCTGTCGGAGGAACGCCTCACCACGGTGGCGGAGGCGCGCAAGGATTTCTGGAGCGACATCTCCGTCAATCTCTCAAACCGAGACGATATTATGGAGACGTACGCGGCGATCACCCAGCAGTCCATGATGCTGGGCGGCCAGGAACGAAGCCTCCAGCATGCGGAAGACAACCGTTACCGGCTTCTCCGGATGTACAACTCTCCCTATTTCGGCCGGATTGACTTTACGGAAGACGGAACGGACGATACCCAGCAGATCTACATCGGAATCGGCTCCGTGCTGGACGAAGAGACACAGACGTACTGGGTGTACGACTGGCGTGCGCCGGTTTCTTCTCTCTTCTATGACTATCCGCCGGGGCCGGCAAGCTACAAGACCCCGGCAGGCACCATTGACGGGCAGCTGGAGCTCAAGCGGCAGTACATGATCCGCGGCGGGGAGCTCAAAGCGCTCTTCGATACCGGGGTCACGATCGGCGATGAGGTGCTGCAGGAGATCCTGGGCGGTCATGCGGATGACCGGATGAAGAGCATTGTGGCTACGATTCAAAGCGAGCAGAACCGCATTATCCGGGATGATACCCACCCCGTCCTGATCGTCCAGGGCGCCGCGGGCAGCGGCAAGACCTCCGTAGCCCTGCAGCGTGTCGCTTATCTTATGTACAAACACCGGCAGACGCTTCATGCCGATAATATGGTGCTGTTCAGCCCCAATGCGCTCTTCAACAGCTATGTTGCATCGGTTCTCCCCGAGCTCGGCGAGGCGAATATGCAGCAGACTACCTACCAGGAATATCTGCGCCTGCGTCTCTCTCGCCAGTTTGAGGTAGAGGATGCTTATGACCAGATCGAGACCCTGCTGGGTCTCTCGCCTGAAGACAGCGATTATGAGCTGCGTACGGCCAGTATCCGGTTCAAATCATCCCGTGCCTATATCGAGGTGATCGAGCGGTATGCGAAGCGCCTGGAGAAAGAAGGCATGCTCTTTCAAGACCTGATCTTCCGCGGCAGGGTACTCATCAGCCGGGAACGGATGGCTGAGGAATTTTACCGTCTGGATCCCGGCCTGAAGCTCAGCAACAAGCTGCACCTTCTGAAGGAATGGCTGCTGAAGGAATTGAAGGAGCTGGCCAAGCTGGAGCGCAGGAAATCGTGGGTTAAAAAGGAGATCGAGCTGCTCGATAAGGAAGACTACCAGAGAGCCTACAATGCCCTTCAGAAGCAGGCAGGCGAGCGGGAGGTAGCTTTTGACGATGCCCAGCAGGAAGCGCTGCTCCTGGCCAAATTCGTCGTCCACGAGAGGTTCAAGAGCCTGCGCAGCCGGATCAAGGCTCTTCGTTTCGTATCCGGCGCCCTGCTGTATAAGCAGATGCTCTCCGATGAATCCTGGACCGCTGATGATGCAACCCTTTCACTTCCCGGGGAGTGGGATGCGGTGCGCCTGTGGACGCTGGAGCGTATGGAAGCGGGGCAGCTGCCTTACGAAGATGCCACGCCTTTGCTGTACCTGACCGGGCTTATGGAAGGCTTCCATTCGTATAATGCGGTGCGTCATGTGCTGATCGACGAGGCCCAGGATTATTCGGCTTTCCAGCTGGCCTTCCTCCGCAGGCTGTTCCCCCGCGCGCGAATGACGCTGCTTGGGGATTTCAATCAGGCGATTTATGCGCATACGCATGGAGGTGGGGACACCGCCGATACGGGGTACGGGGTGGTCTACGATCTGTTCGGGAAGGATCAGGTGGAGCTGATCCGTCTCGTGAGAAGCTACCGCTCCACCCGCAATATTGTGGATTTCACGCTGAAGATCCTGCCGGCAGGTGAACCCGTGGAAGCCTTCAACCGAAGTGGAGAAGATCCCCGTATCCTTCAGGTGAAGGATACGGATGAGCTGCATCGCGTGATCGCTCAGGAGGTTGCCCGGCTGCGGGAGAAAGGGCAGCAGTCGATTGCGGTGATCTGCAAGACAGCATCTGAGGCCCGGTCCGCAAACGATGCGCTGTCTTCCTTACTGCAAACGGAACTCATTACCAAGGATACGCGGATTTTCCCCGAGGGAGTGCTTGTTCTTCCGGCTTACCTGGCTAAGGGGCTGGAGTTCGACGCCGTTATTGTCTATAACGCATCCGGCAAACGCTATGGCAACGATAATGAACGCAAGCTGCTCTATACGGCTTGTACGCGGGCTATGCACCAGCTGACGGTCTGTGCGGTTGGCAGCGTATCTCCACTGCTCGATTAA
- the map gene encoding type I methionyl aminopeptidase: MIILKTPEEIAKMREAGQILAACHREIAKIVRPGITTMEINDFAEAFIVKHGASQVTKGFKGFPAATCASVNDVIAHGFPSKEPLVNGDIVKIDIVCCYNGWMADTCETYAVGTISPEAEKLVRVTKECLNLGISKALIGNRIGDVVSAIQKHAEGNGFSVVRDLVAHGIGRNMHEEPSFPHAGKPGRGFRLEEGMVFTIEPMVNAGKHEMFIDFDGWTARTMDGSLSAQFEHTVAITKDGPLVLTQ, translated from the coding sequence ATGATTATCCTTAAAACACCCGAAGAAATTGCCAAAATGCGAGAGGCCGGGCAGATCTTAGCCGCATGTCACCGGGAGATTGCCAAGATCGTCCGGCCCGGCATCACCACGATGGAAATCAATGATTTTGCCGAAGCCTTCATCGTTAAGCACGGAGCGAGCCAGGTGACGAAGGGCTTCAAGGGCTTTCCTGCGGCGACCTGTGCCTCGGTGAATGATGTGATTGCCCACGGCTTCCCGAGCAAGGAGCCGCTTGTGAACGGGGATATCGTCAAGATCGATATCGTCTGCTGCTATAACGGCTGGATGGCCGACACCTGTGAGACGTATGCGGTCGGGACCATCTCCCCGGAAGCCGAGAAGCTGGTCCGCGTGACGAAGGAATGCCTGAACCTGGGGATCTCCAAAGCCTTGATCGGCAACCGGATCGGAGACGTCGTCAGCGCCATTCAGAAGCATGCCGAAGGTAACGGCTTCTCCGTCGTACGCGATCTGGTCGCCCACGGAATCGGCCGCAATATGCATGAGGAGCCTTCCTTCCCGCATGCCGGCAAGCCCGGACGGGGCTTCCGTCTGGAAGAAGGCATGGTATTCACGATCGAACCGATGGTGAACGCGGGCAAGCACGAGATGTTCATCGATTTTGACGGGTGGACCGCCCGGACGATGGACGGCAGCCTCTCGGCGCAGTTCGAACATACGGTGGCCATCACGAAAGACGGCCCGCTTGTCCTGACGCAATGA
- a CDS encoding RNA polymerase sigma factor — MDGDREAFRELVERYGTDLYKAVYSVLHSAGDAEDVTQEVLLKIYSSLPQYRHGGLKTWLTRIAVHKAIDYKRSKDRKREQLTEEWEAIGAAARSPGSPVEEKVLRRDRRERVRENLERLPGAYRDVVVAFYLEDKSYQQIADEQQVAVKTVESKLYRAKQYMRKAWREEDLE, encoded by the coding sequence ATCGATGGGGACCGGGAAGCGTTCCGCGAGCTCGTGGAGCGGTACGGAACCGACTTGTACAAAGCCGTCTACTCGGTGCTGCATTCAGCCGGGGATGCCGAGGATGTAACGCAGGAAGTGCTGCTGAAGATCTACAGCTCCCTCCCCCAGTACCGGCATGGCGGACTGAAGACATGGCTGACGCGGATCGCCGTACATAAGGCCATTGATTATAAACGCTCGAAAGACCGCAAGAGGGAGCAGCTGACGGAGGAATGGGAAGCCATAGGGGCGGCTGCTCGGTCCCCGGGCAGCCCCGTGGAAGAAAAGGTGCTTCGCAGGGACCGCCGGGAACGGGTAAGGGAGAATCTCGAGCGGCTGCCGGGAGCGTACCGGGATGTGGTGGTGGCGTTCTATCTTGAGGACAAGAGCTACCAGCAGATTGCCGACGAGCAGCAGGTGGCGGTCAAAACGGTGGAGTCCAAGCTCTACCGGGCCAAGCAGTATATGCGCAAAGCATGGAGGGAGGAGGATCTGGAATGA
- a CDS encoding zf-HC2 domain-containing protein codes for MNHMPRETWLDYIRGTLAPEERDVCDAHLAEDCASCFELYLEALEELAEELPEPDAASLQASVMEQWDLEHRSAAPAIVGQTGSRRHRLLWLQHPLFHYGAAAAITMLLMSSGAFQFLLGSVSAAVEQAPPDSTRPASETEPYSVRWMEKTVGLLDRIEPKRERGDNR; via the coding sequence ATGAACCATATGCCAAGGGAAACATGGCTCGACTATATAAGGGGCACCCTCGCTCCGGAAGAAAGAGACGTATGTGATGCCCACCTGGCAGAGGACTGCGCATCCTGTTTCGAGCTATATCTGGAGGCACTGGAGGAGCTAGCTGAAGAGCTGCCGGAGCCGGATGCGGCCTCTCTGCAGGCATCGGTGATGGAGCAGTGGGATTTGGAGCATCGTTCCGCTGCGCCCGCCATTGTGGGACAGACCGGAAGCCGCCGTCACCGGCTGCTCTGGCTCCAGCATCCGCTGTTCCATTACGGAGCCGCCGCCGCCATCACGATGCTGCTCATGAGCTCCGGCGCCTTCCAGTTCTTGCTGGGCAGCGTTTCGGCGGCCGTGGAGCAGGCACCTCCGGATTCTACCCGTCCGGCGTCCGAGACGGAGCCTTATTCCGTAAGATGGATGGAAAAAACGGTCGGCCTGCTTGACCGGATTGAGCCCAAACGAGAAAGAGGGGATAACCGATGA
- a CDS encoding DedA family protein: protein METITIDTLLSYIHQFGYLALFFALWLGIVGMPIPDEVVVMTGGMVGALHLLSPLPAFVITYVGVVSGLTLGYVLGRVMGPPVLERLRKKKSMEPYIEKSYAMLDKYGSGTLVFSYFLPVVRHLVPYLVGINGMSYRTYALYSYLTGLLWTMVYFVLGYFFGDSIEVISRAVTRYGWYVLALLAAGGLAVMWLRPLRQKAR from the coding sequence ATGGAGACCATCACGATCGATACGCTGCTCTCTTACATTCACCAGTTCGGCTACCTCGCGCTGTTCTTCGCCCTGTGGCTCGGCATCGTGGGGATGCCCATTCCGGATGAGGTTGTGGTGATGACCGGCGGCATGGTAGGTGCGCTGCATCTGCTGAGCCCGCTTCCGGCCTTCGTAATTACGTATGTGGGCGTTGTCTCCGGCTTAACCCTCGGATATGTGCTCGGCCGGGTCATGGGGCCTCCCGTGCTGGAGCGGCTCCGAAAGAAGAAGAGCATGGAGCCTTATATCGAAAAGTCCTATGCCATGCTCGACAAATACGGTTCGGGTACGCTGGTGTTCAGCTACTTTCTTCCCGTCGTCCGCCATCTCGTCCCCTACCTGGTCGGCATCAACGGCATGTCCTACCGGACCTATGCCCTCTATTCGTACCTGACGGGACTGCTGTGGACGATGGTTTATTTCGTACTGGGGTATTTTTTCGGGGACTCGATCGAGGTCATCTCCCGTGCAGTGACCCGGTACGGCTGGTATGTACTTGCGCTGCTGGCAGCCGGGGGCCTGGCTGTCATGTGGCTCCGGCCGCTGCGCCAGAAGGCCAGATAG
- the tadA gene encoding tRNA adenosine(34) deaminase TadA gives MEEEHVRFMRAAIEEARKAEAIREVPIGAVIVREGEIIGRGYNRRETDKDPLAHAELIAIREASEHLDAWRLLNCRLYVTLEPCPMCAGAIVQSRIVQVVYGTHDPKAGCAGTLMNLLQEERFNHRVDVVSGILQEECGSMLTDFFRRLRGKNKPGGHQ, from the coding sequence ATGGAGGAAGAACACGTACGCTTCATGCGTGCTGCGATCGAAGAAGCACGCAAAGCCGAGGCGATTCGGGAGGTGCCGATCGGGGCGGTCATCGTCCGTGAGGGGGAAATTATCGGCCGCGGCTATAACCGGCGGGAGACGGATAAAGATCCGCTGGCCCATGCGGAGCTGATCGCCATCCGCGAGGCGAGCGAGCATCTGGATGCCTGGCGGCTGCTGAACTGCCGCTTGTATGTAACGCTGGAGCCCTGCCCGATGTGTGCGGGCGCCATCGTCCAGTCCCGCATCGTGCAGGTGGTCTATGGAACCCATGACCCCAAGGCCGGATGTGCCGGCACCTTGATGAACCTGCTGCAGGAAGAACGGTTCAATCACCGGGTCGACGTGGTCAGCGGTATCCTTCAGGAGGAATGCGGCTCGATGCTGACCGATTTCTTCCGCAGGCTGAGAGGAAAAAATAAGCCGGGCGGTCACCAGTGA
- a CDS encoding PilZ domain-containing protein, whose translation MMKMAAARSAYSLTDEKYRSPSGILLHSRTVVEKANFVSTGILSFAEGDILEIEMSEYKVFDLGDTVKLTVYSPGGIYMFESTVVAKDHGALIIINPPQNRNLFAEKRENPRITVKEEGRVLSVQMADGTDRLLEDKIELSVHNISISGIGFTIREDLGIGKGAVVHLHLQLGFEMPCRAEIARTEKTENGEFYYGAQFIDLAKDKANSLRAYVLKKQVETHFRTKREESAKRIFK comes from the coding sequence ATGATGAAGATGGCTGCAGCAAGATCAGCCTACAGTCTTACGGACGAGAAGTACCGCAGCCCCAGCGGCATCCTGCTTCACAGCCGGACGGTCGTTGAGAAGGCGAATTTCGTATCTACCGGTATTCTGAGCTTTGCGGAAGGCGATATTCTGGAGATCGAAATGTCGGAGTACAAAGTATTCGACCTCGGAGATACGGTGAAGCTTACCGTGTATTCTCCGGGCGGGATCTATATGTTCGAATCCACCGTGGTGGCCAAGGACCACGGTGCCCTGATTATCATCAATCCCCCGCAGAACCGGAACCTGTTTGCCGAGAAGCGGGAAAACCCCCGGATTACCGTGAAGGAAGAGGGCCGGGTGCTCTCGGTACAGATGGCTGACGGCACCGACCGGCTGCTCGAAGACAAGATCGAGCTCAGCGTGCATAACATCAGCATCAGCGGGATCGGGTTTACGATCAGAGAAGACCTGGGTATCGGCAAAGGCGCCGTAGTGCATCTGCATCTGCAGCTCGGTTTCGAAATGCCGTGCCGTGCGGAGATAGCCAGAACCGAGAAGACCGAGAACGGGGAGTTTTATTATGGGGCCCAGTTCATCGATCTGGCCAAGGATAAAGCGAATTCTCTGCGTGCTTACGTTTTGAAAAAGCAGGTGGAGACGCATTTCCGGACGAAGCGGGAAGAGTCGGCCAAGCGGATCTTTAAATAA
- a CDS encoding peptidoglycan recognition protein family protein, which translates to MAFLMKYEIIPRYLTGPSQRRPKLPLARCRFMVAHDTGNPSSTAAANVAYYERTRNDMASSAHLFVDDQQIIECIPLLTGAAEKAYHVIYNVTSDNARYGTDANDTAGAVELCYGGSINLTESYKRYVWVFAYACYRYGLNPLTDITGHYILDPARRSDPQTPLRLLGKSFANFVQDVADELKACTIVTPPKPQVLISPEDANKLISFLSAIYYAAEDEESRTEVNRLANELRRISGQPEE; encoded by the coding sequence GTGGCGTTTTTGATGAAGTACGAGATCATTCCGCGTTACTTGACCGGACCCAGCCAGAGAAGGCCGAAGCTTCCTTTGGCACGCTGCCGGTTCATGGTTGCCCATGATACGGGCAATCCGAGCTCGACGGCAGCGGCGAACGTGGCGTATTATGAGCGGACAAGGAACGATATGGCCTCCTCCGCTCATTTGTTCGTCGACGACCAGCAGATCATCGAGTGCATCCCCCTGCTGACGGGGGCGGCGGAGAAAGCCTATCATGTGATCTACAACGTGACGAGCGATAACGCGCGCTACGGCACCGATGCCAACGACACGGCCGGTGCGGTGGAGCTGTGCTACGGCGGGAGCATCAATCTCACGGAGTCCTACAAGCGGTACGTATGGGTCTTCGCCTATGCCTGCTACCGGTACGGACTGAATCCGCTGACGGACATTACAGGACATTACATCCTCGACCCGGCACGGCGCAGCGATCCGCAGACGCCCCTGCGGCTGCTCGGCAAATCGTTTGCGAATTTCGTACAGGATGTGGCTGACGAGCTGAAGGCCTGCACGATCGTTACGCCCCCGAAGCCCCAGGTGCTGATCTCGCCGGAGGATGCGAACAAGCTGATCAGCTTCCTGTCCGCGATCTACTACGCCGCGGAGGATGAGGAAAGCCGGACCGAGGTGAACCGGCTGGCCAACGAGCTGCGGCGGATCTCGGGGCAGCCGGAAGAATAA
- the ychF gene encoding redox-regulated ATPase YchF: MALKAGIVGLPNVGKSTLFNAITQAGAESANYPFCTIDPNVGVVEVPDERLEGLAKIVTPNRIVPTAFEFIDIAGIVKGASKGEGLGNKFLSHIREVDAIVHVVRCFQDENITHVSGKVDPISDIETINLELILADVDSVDRKIERSRKNLKGGDKKVAQEVETLEKVKEALYNDKPARSLDLTDEEKLLIRDLHLLTMKPVLYAANVSEAEVANSDDNPYVQKVREYAAAENAEVVPISAKVEAEIAELEGEDKAMFLEELGLQESGLGRLIKAAYKLLGLYTYFTAGVQEVRAWTIRKGMKAPQAAGVIHTDFERGFIRAEVVGYEDLTNSGSMNAAKEKGLLRLEGKEYVVQDGDVMHFRFNV; encoded by the coding sequence ATGGCTTTGAAAGCAGGAATCGTCGGGCTGCCGAACGTAGGAAAGTCCACGTTATTTAATGCGATAACACAAGCTGGGGCAGAATCAGCGAACTACCCGTTTTGTACTATAGATCCGAACGTCGGTGTAGTGGAAGTGCCGGACGAGCGTCTGGAGGGCCTTGCGAAGATCGTGACGCCGAACCGTATCGTGCCGACGGCTTTTGAATTCATCGATATTGCCGGTATCGTCAAGGGCGCGAGCAAGGGCGAAGGCCTCGGCAACAAGTTCCTCTCGCATATCCGCGAAGTCGATGCGATCGTGCACGTCGTCCGCTGTTTCCAGGACGAGAACATCACGCACGTCTCCGGCAAGGTGGATCCGATCAGCGACATCGAGACGATCAACCTGGAGCTGATCCTCGCCGACGTCGACTCCGTCGACCGGAAGATCGAGCGCTCCCGCAAAAACCTCAAGGGCGGCGACAAGAAGGTGGCCCAGGAAGTCGAGACGCTCGAGAAAGTCAAAGAAGCGCTCTACAACGACAAGCCGGCCCGCAGCCTCGACCTCACCGATGAAGAAAAGCTGCTGATCCGCGACCTGCACCTGCTCACGATGAAGCCGGTCCTCTATGCGGCGAACGTCAGCGAGGCGGAAGTGGCGAACAGCGACGATAACCCGTACGTGCAGAAGGTGCGCGAATATGCGGCTGCCGAGAATGCGGAAGTCGTGCCGATCTCGGCCAAAGTAGAGGCCGAGATTGCAGAGCTCGAAGGCGAAGACAAGGCGATGTTCCTCGAGGAGCTCGGCCTGCAGGAATCCGGCCTCGGCCGTCTGATCAAAGCGGCTTACAAGCTGCTTGGACTGTATACGTACTTCACGGCAGGTGTGCAGGAAGTGCGCGCCTGGACGATCCGCAAGGGGATGAAGGCTCCTCAGGCGGCAGGGGTCATCCATACCGACTTCGAGCGCGGGTTTATCCGTGCGGAGGTTGTCGGCTACGAAGATCTTACGAATTCCGGCTCCATGAACGCGGCGAAAGAAAAAGGGCTGCTGCGCCTCGAAGGCAAAGAGTACGTGGTGCAGGACGGCGACGTCATGCATTTCCGTTTCAACGTATAG
- the prfA gene encoding peptide chain release factor 1: protein MLDRLQALADRYEKLSELLCDPDVAGDSKKLREFSKEQSDLQETYDAYMEYKSVSEQYESARAMQNEKLDDEMKELVKMELEELTERKTELEERIKVLMMPKDPNDDKNVIVEIRGAAGGDEAALFAADLYRMYSKYADTQGWKIDVMDVSMNDLGGFKEIIFMVNGKGAYSKLKFESGAHRVQRIPATESGGRIHTSTSTVSVMPEMEEFDIEIHDNDIRVDTFCSSGAGGQSVNTTKSAVRVTHIPTGIVATCQDGKSQNSNKEKALQVLRARIFDKAQQEEMEKYGAERKSKVGTGDRSERIRTYNFPQSRVTDHRIGLTLHRLDAIMNGDMEEIVSALTIAAQTEQMEKGEYAGA from the coding sequence ATGCTGGACCGGCTACAAGCGCTGGCGGACCGTTATGAGAAATTGAGCGAGCTGCTCTGCGACCCTGATGTCGCGGGCGACTCCAAGAAGCTGCGGGAGTTCTCGAAAGAGCAGTCCGACCTGCAGGAAACGTATGATGCCTATATGGAATACAAGAGCGTATCGGAGCAGTACGAGTCTGCCCGCGCCATGCAGAACGAGAAGCTCGACGACGAGATGAAAGAACTCGTCAAAATGGAGCTGGAAGAGCTGACGGAGCGCAAGACCGAGCTGGAAGAGCGCATCAAGGTGCTGATGATGCCGAAGGATCCGAACGACGACAAGAACGTCATCGTCGAGATCCGCGGCGCGGCCGGCGGAGACGAGGCGGCGCTGTTCGCAGCCGACCTGTACCGCATGTATTCCAAATATGCGGATACCCAGGGCTGGAAGATCGATGTGATGGACGTGAGCATGAACGACCTTGGCGGCTTCAAGGAGATCATCTTCATGGTCAACGGCAAGGGCGCTTACAGCAAACTGAAGTTTGAGAGCGGCGCGCACCGCGTACAGCGGATTCCGGCGACGGAATCGGGCGGCCGGATTCATACCTCAACGTCGACGGTGTCCGTGATGCCCGAGATGGAAGAGTTCGACATCGAGATTCACGATAACGATATCCGCGTCGATACGTTCTGTTCGAGCGGTGCCGGCGGGCAGTCCGTCAATACGACGAAGTCGGCGGTGCGCGTGACGCATATCCCGACGGGGATCGTGGCGACGTGTCAGGACGGCAAATCGCAGAACTCGAACAAAGAGAAGGCGCTGCAGGTGCTGCGGGCCCGGATCTTTGATAAAGCGCAGCAGGAAGAGATGGAGAAGTACGGTGCCGAGCGGAAAAGCAAGGTGGGTACAGGCGACCGTTCCGAGCGGATCCGCACCTACAACTTCCCGCAGAGCCGTGTGACCGATCACCGGATCGGCCTCACGCTGCACCGTCTGGATGCCATCATGAACGGCGACATGGAAGAGATTGTCTCGGCCCTGACGATCGCCGCTCAGACGGAGCAGATGGAAAAAGGAGAATACGCCGGTGCCTGA
- the prmC gene encoding peptide chain release factor N(5)-glutamine methyltransferase gives MPDERRRTIREAYTEASSFLAAQGVREPESNSELLLAYVLGESRSGLLLRWPEPFPPEREALWQRVLERKAAGEPAQYIIGEQEFYGLPYTVTPAVLIPRPETELLVEAVIRLGRQLWMGPGEGGEGPLAADVGTGSGAIAVTLASQCPSWRLMASDISRAALDVAQANAVRHGAEERITFVEGDLLLPWIEQGIALDLVVSNPPYIPDSDEAGLQPEVRLYEPRTALYGGPDGLEPYRRLTQQLLELPAVPRLVGFEVGQGQAPEVRRLLEAAADWDGVLIVPDLAGIERHVVAYRSGRGS, from the coding sequence GTGCCTGATGAACGGCGAAGAACCATACGTGAAGCCTATACCGAGGCTTCTTCTTTTTTGGCGGCGCAGGGCGTGCGCGAGCCCGAGTCCAACAGCGAGCTGCTGCTCGCCTATGTGCTCGGCGAGAGCCGGAGCGGGCTCTTGCTCCGCTGGCCGGAGCCGTTCCCGCCGGAGCGGGAGGCGCTGTGGCAGCGCGTACTGGAGCGCAAGGCGGCGGGCGAGCCGGCGCAGTACATCATCGGGGAGCAGGAGTTCTACGGGCTCCCCTATACGGTGACGCCGGCCGTGCTGATCCCGCGGCCGGAGACGGAGCTGCTGGTCGAGGCCGTAATCCGGCTCGGCCGGCAGCTGTGGATGGGCCCCGGTGAGGGCGGGGAAGGTCCGCTTGCAGCCGATGTGGGGACGGGCAGCGGCGCCATCGCGGTGACGCTGGCGTCGCAGTGCCCTTCCTGGCGCCTGATGGCCTCGGACATCTCGCGCGCGGCGCTGGATGTGGCGCAGGCCAATGCCGTGCGCCACGGGGCCGAGGAGCGGATCACCTTCGTGGAAGGGGATCTGCTCCTCCCGTGGATCGAGCAGGGCATCGCGCTCGATCTGGTCGTTTCGAATCCGCCGTATATTCCGGATTCGGATGAGGCGGGCCTGCAGCCGGAGGTGCGGCTGTACGAGCCGCGGACCGCGCTCTACGGCGGCCCCGACGGCCTGGAGCCGTACCGGCGGCTGACGCAGCAGCTGCTCGAGCTGCCGGCGGTGCCGCGGCTGGTCGGCTTCGAGGTAGGCCAGGGGCAGGCCCCGGAAGTGCGGCGGCTGCTCGAGGCGGCGGCCGACTGGGACGGTGTACTCATCGTGCCGGATCTTGCCGGCATCGAGCGGCATGTGGTCGCTTACCGCAGCGGCAGGGGAAGCTAG
- the spoIIR gene encoding stage II sporulation protein R translates to MVKRVSWKRYGYLLFAFMVMMMCWESNRSNVMLVTAAAAETGGEANGQSIPQESIRLRILANSDAPADQWIKREVRDAIVAEMEGWVEQPKGIEEAREAVRAHLPELSEVVGSTLRKNGFDYAYNVELGTVPFPTKMYGNEVYPAGEYEALRVSIGEAEGQNWWCVLFPPLCFIDSEMVVKPENTAQAAGAEEAPENNADEASAESRKGAKPAEAEKKAEGERTAATAAKPEVRFFLWDLLQKIGTWFA, encoded by the coding sequence ATGGTCAAACGGGTGTCGTGGAAACGGTATGGATATCTGCTGTTCGCCTTTATGGTGATGATGATGTGCTGGGAGTCGAACCGCTCCAATGTCATGCTCGTTACCGCAGCTGCGGCTGAGACAGGCGGCGAAGCAAACGGACAATCGATTCCGCAGGAATCCATCCGGCTGCGCATTCTGGCCAACTCCGATGCCCCCGCCGACCAGTGGATCAAGCGTGAAGTGCGAGATGCCATTGTGGCCGAGATGGAAGGCTGGGTGGAGCAGCCGAAGGGGATCGAGGAAGCACGCGAAGCGGTCCGCGCCCATCTCCCCGAGCTGAGTGAGGTGGTAGGCAGCACCCTCCGGAAGAATGGATTTGATTACGCCTATAACGTGGAGCTCGGTACGGTTCCTTTTCCAACGAAAATGTACGGCAATGAAGTATATCCGGCCGGCGAGTATGAAGCTTTGCGCGTGTCCATCGGGGAAGCCGAAGGACAGAACTGGTGGTGCGTGCTGTTCCCGCCCCTGTGCTTCATCGATTCCGAAATGGTCGTGAAGCCGGAGAACACGGCGCAAGCGGCCGGTGCGGAAGAAGCACCGGAGAACAATGCCGATGAAGCATCGGCGGAATCCCGCAAGGGAGCCAAGCCGGCTGAAGCGGAAAAGAAAGCGGAGGGCGAACGGACGGCCGCAACTGCGGCCAAGCCCGAAGTGCGTTTCTTCCTGTGGGATCTGCTGCAGAAGATCGGAACGTGGTTTGCCTAA